Part of the bacterium genome is shown below.
AGCGATGCATAACCCGTGCGTCTTCACCGTCTCGATAGTAGCGTTTGCGAACCGCCAATTGCGCGAAAGCGTATTTCGTATAGAGCGCTTGCGCCGCTTGATTCGACATTCGCACTTCGAGATACACGTCGCGCATTCCGCTCTGCCGAGCGATGTCCAGCAAATATTCCAGGAGCGCCGCGCCAACTCCCTGCCGTTGCCGGTCGGGCGACACGGCAACATTGAGAATATGAATCTCATCCATTACCCATTGAGTGATGAGATAACCGATGACGGTTGGCCCCTTCTGCGCGATCCAGCATTTTTCGGAAAGACTGATCGCCTCGA
Proteins encoded:
- the rimI gene encoding ribosomal protein S18-alanine N-acetyltransferase, giving the protein MREPMNKIRITRMTVDHLPAIVEIEKAVFPDPWSYESFVEAISLSEKCWIAQKGPTVIGYLITQWVMDEIHILNVAVSPDRQRQGVGAALLEYLLDIARQSGMRDVYLEVRMSNQAAQALYTKYAFAQLAVRKRYYRDGEDARVMHRSLISLSPSEESEDTGCNDLGMARQSYGARMV